In the Colletotrichum higginsianum IMI 349063 chromosome 7 map unlocalized unitig_7, whole genome shotgun sequence genome, one interval contains:
- a CDS encoding Fg-gap repeat domain-containing protein, with protein sequence MIVNPQNGAVKIWWNYGADESWVNGWKFVDGGQIASGVPHANWATLRFPDINGDGRADYVYIGAGGSLKHWMNTGTVGGQDVVFYYQGGIATGGTSDISNLVLADVDGDGRDDYLIWDAQAGLTGFLNQPTRREGVPVYVNQGPAKTLADGITQDPKDIRLADMDGDGKDDYAYIDDNGAIWLWYNRGDADTSMAIDGIRFADIDGDGIEDYVWLHPDTGAPTVFLNKGPNDDDALGWLWNPINNGNPIASGAGPGSTVQFGDIDGDGKDDYLVLDPKTGELHAYLNKGPDDSKAEKWLWDPIGSIATGLGPGANVRFADIDGDGYDDYIFLKSNGGTTIYRNVWETDKPPSSWTPLPEADASGIGQRPEEIDFVDINGDGKADYVWTRARDGAARVWLNNYPNQPTWLEQPEIAGGFGVSGNDVRYAILQNTGRASYVAVDRTNGAISAWLNSCVQLGDPPRPNVVFIGLREMFTGSIWARSWTIFESTTGNTVDVCDDEPKGTFTATTTLANPTFPTDLGEFDVHGAEGCTYSGSRDEPARILSITRCFIAA encoded by the exons ATGATCGTCAACCCGCAAAATGGAGCCGTGAAGATCTGGTGGAATTATGGAGCAGACGAGTCCTGGGTCAATGGGTGGAAGTTTGTTGACGGAGGCCAAATAGCATCTGGTGTTCCTCATGCTAACTGGGCCACACTACGATTCCCGGACATCAACGGCGACGGTCGCGCGGACTACGTGTACATTGGAGCTGGCGGGTCGCTCAAGCATTGGATGAACACGGGGACTGTAGGAGGTCAAGATGTTGTCTTCTACTATCAGGGAGGCATTGCTACTGGTGGCACATCTGATATTTCGAATCTTGTGCTCGCTGAC GTGGATGGCGATGGCCGCGACGACTACCTCATTTGGGACGCCCAAGCAGGCCTCACAGGCTTTTTGAACCAGCCAacgagaagagaaggagTGCCAGTATACGTCAATCAAGGACCGGCAAAAACGCTTGCCGATGGAATCACGCAGGATCCGAAGGATATCAGACTGGCTGACATGGATGG AGACGGCAAAGATGACTACGCATACATTGACGACAACGGAGCCATTTGGCTGTGGTATAATCGGGGTGATGCCGACACATCCATGGCCATTGATGGCATCCGATTTGCGGACATTGACGGCGATGGT ATTGAAGACTACGTTTGGCTTCATCCAGACACCGGGGCGCCGACCGTTTT CTTGAACAAGGGTCCCAATGATGACGATGCTCTTGGGTGGCTCTGGAATCCCATCAACAATGGGAACCCAATTGCCTCGGGAGCTGGTCCAGGAAGCACTGTCCAGTTTGGAGACATTGATGG TGATGGAAAAGACGATTATTTGGTTCTTGATCCGAAAACAGGAGAACTCCACGCCTATTTAAACAAGGGGCCCGATGACTCCAAGGCAGAGAAGTGGCTTTGGGACCCCATCGGATCTATCGCCACCGGCCTGGGACCCGGCGCGAATGTTCGCTTTGCTGATATCGATGGCGACGGCTACGACGATTACATATTTCTCAAGTCGAATGGAGGCACAACCATTTACAGAAACGTTTGGGAAACCGATAAGCCACCATCGAGCTGGACACCCCTGCCAGAGGCCGATGCTTCAGGCATTGGGCAGAGACCCGAAGAAATTGACTTCGTCGATATTAATGG CGATGGAAAGGCCGACTACGTCTGGACCCGTGCTCGCGATGGCGCTGCTAGGGTCTGGCTCAACAATTATCCCAATCAGCCGACCTGGCTCGAACAGCCCGAGATCGCTGGCGGCTTTGGAGTGTCTGGAAATGATGTGCGGTACGCCATCCTTCAAAACACAGGCCGGGCCAGCtacgtcgccgtcgaccgcaCAAATGGCGCTATTTCTGCCTGGCTGAACAGCTGtgtccagctcggcgacccTCCCCGTCCAAACGTCGTGTTCATTGGCCTCAGGGAGATGTTCACTGGGTCGATTTGGGCTCGCTCTTGGACCATTTTCGAGTCCACGACAGGCAACACTGTTGATGTCTGCGACGATGAGCCTAAGGGTACCTTCACGGCAACCACCACTTTGGCGAATCCGACATTCCCCACGGACCTCGGCGAGTTCGATGTCCATGGTGCCGAAGGATGCACGTACTCTGGTTCCCGTGACGAGCCAG CCAGGATTCTCAGCATAACGAGGTGTTTCATTGCGGCTTAA
- a CDS encoding GDSL-like Lipase/Acylhydrolase, with amino-acid sequence MPQEYLKQYKTWAGVAVGDKLTLKGVAPGQAVKPGTKLRILGVGDSITVGFLSERDGGDGNGYRLKLQQDLSKDEIVFAGTESAGGTMSGGYFAAWSGQTIQYISEHISSFLEQRPNIVLVHAGTNDMNPNLNIAKQGNDPSGAANRLGKLIDQIVDACPDAVVLVAMIISTCDEAQQVNTAQYQALIPGIVKSRRAAGKHVLAVDFTPFPIRSLRDCIHPTNQGYRDFGDYWYDFITQIPSDWIRQSVGDDPDRPTLPGIDANGGLDGAIPAPSWGNNPIQASSKNSVRTAALLGGNGGERICKGGPVWRATGKIASGLGKAGAWQYRKNWAEAGKVADGLKLDSRYVRYVTVL; translated from the exons ATGCCGCAGGAGTATTTGAAACAGTACAAAACCTGGGCCGGTGTGGCCGTTGGTGACAAATTGACCTTGAAAGGTGTAGCTCCAGGTCAAGCGGTCAAGCCGGGGACCAAACTTCGCATTCTCGGCGTTGGAGACTCCATCACTGTTGGGTTCCTCAGTGAGAGGGATGGAGGCGACGGTAACGGCTATAGACTCAAGCTGCAGCAAGACTTGTCAA AGGATGAAATTGTCTTCGCTGGGACTGAGTCTGCTGGGGGCACGATGTCTGGTGGATATTTT GCTGCATGGTCAGGCCAGACGATCCAGTACATCTCGGAACACATTAGCAGCTTCTTAGAGCAACGGCCGAACATTGTCCTCGTGCACGCCGGCACAAACGACATGAACCCTAACCTTAACATTGCTAAGCAGGGCAATGATCCAAGCGGGGCGGCCAATCGGCTTGGTAAGCTTATCGATCAGATTGTCGACGCATGCCCGGACGCGGTCGTCCTTGTGGCTATGATTATCAGCACGTGTGACGAAGCCCAGCAGGTGAATACAGCTCAGTACCAGGCCCTTATTCCGGGAATCGTAAAGtctcgtcgagctgctggcAAGCACGTTCTCGCCGTCGATTTCACTCCTTTTCCTATAAGATCTCTTCGGGACTGCATTCACCCGACAAATCAAGGCTACCGGGACTTTGGCGATTACTGGTACGACTTCATCACGCAGATCCCTTCCGATTGGATCCGTCAATCCGTAGGCGACGACCCAGACCGACCGACACTGCCCGGCATTGATGCGAACGGCGGCTTAGATGGAGCCATCCCGGCTCCGAGCTGGGGGAACAACCCTATACAGGCGAGCTCGAAAAATAGCGTTCGGACTGCGGCTCTTCTCGGCGGGAACGGTGGGGAGCGCATCTGCAAGGGCGGGCCGGTGTGGCGAGCCACAGGCAAGATCGCATCCGGCCTTGGAAAAGCTGGCGCCTGGCAGTATCGCAAAAACTGGGCCGAAGCGGGAAAAGTCGCTGATGGACTGAAGTTGGACTCTAGATACGTTCGGTATGTCACTGTATTATGA
- a CDS encoding C6 zinc finger protein translates to MGYPRGELLLAHAQKYPRPSTKSNKRHISVRPGVPTTASLSFPTLTLHIQLCAESSTRYPFSLSFRTRWFTMVRAKVARDAELGESRDKTRLVVDRIPENLSQDVLSRAVDYFFLCYGHDYDPQATCSFFDLLPAMFAKASVVSPLYKATVASAVQVAGLHSPRHGGAAMAHVVYTDAVSSTRNALRCPESSKSDEMLLTTLVLEAYETTFRVFRSTQSAPRLPTHLLGSIALLKHRGVLNYRNSLSWRLLIATRTRLLRHAWQISNGITNIQAVRQIWQCAEGVVPTGPAIDTDTLALELACLRHAFCNKETAVEASDAPNHCANGTILSSGPEIDVLLSRAIRLADQCSQWYASLPPAWRPIAAAAPRGAVSIQSNNGGQYTPPTVFSNLFIANSYNRHRVTELGALCLVIKGLVESDTANELRDVHLPSWLISRVQSLVDDICDTVEFMTCDVKVDGLHNVQTLLTFTLSDSSSSMGSNHTSPIEVKHARQVASSGFYMAYSTLSAVLELLGGGLSYRGMAPSMMCEGQKQWIEERITKLGSIFSPKIRRAM, encoded by the exons ATGGGGTATCCTCGCGGCGAATTGCTATTGGCCCACGCTCAGAAGTATCCCAGGCCGTCGACCAAGAGCAACAAGAGACACATTTCCGTGAGGCCCGGTGTTCCAACAACCGCTTCGCTGTCGTTCCCAACATTGACCCTCCACATCCAACTCTGCGCAGAATCCTCGACAAGATACCCGTTTTCGCTCAGCTTTCGCACGAGATGGTTTACAATGGTCCGAGCAAAGGTTGCCAGAGATGCAGAGCTCGGCGAATCAAG AGACAAAACACGTCTCGTCGTGGATCGGATTCCCGAAAACCTGTCTCAAGACGTCCTATCTCGAGCTGTGGATTACTTCTTCCTCTGTTATGGTCATGATTATGACCCCCAAGCCACCTGTAGCTTCTTCGACCTGTTACCGGCAATGTTCGCCAAAGCTAGTGTGGTCTCGCCTCTTTACAAGGCAACCGTGGCATCTGCCGTTCAAGTTGCCGGCCTGCACAGCCCTCGCCATGGAGGTGCGGCTATGGCGCATGTGGTATACACCGACGCCGTGTCGAGCACCAGGAATGCCCTTCGTTGCCCAGAAAGCAGCAAATCCGACGAGATGCTACTCACGACGCTGGTGCTCGAGGCCTATGAAACTACCTTTCGGGTATTCAGAAGTACGCAGTCGGCCCCAAGACTACCAACACACCTGCTGGGCTCGATTGCTCTTTTGAAGCATCGAGGTGTGCTCAATTACCGGAACTCGCTATCGTGGCGCTTGCTTATTGCCACTCGTACCAGGCTACTTCGCCATGCGTGGCAGATCAGCAATGGAATCACCAACATTCAAGCAGTCCGCCAAATCTGGCAGTGCGCTGAAGGAGTCGTCCCGACCGGACCGGCAATCGATACAGACACTTTGGCCTTGGAGCTTGCCTGCCTCAGACACGCTTTCTGCAACAAGGAAACCGCCGTAGAAGCAAGTGACGCCCCCAATCACTGCGCAAACGGGACAATTCTTAGCAGTGGGCCCGAGATTGATGTTCTTCTATCTCGTGCTATCCGCCTTGCGGACCAGTGCTCTCAATGGTACGCATCGCTTCCACCAGCTTGGCGGCCAATTGCCGCTGCGGCTCCCAGAGGCGCTGTATCCATCCAGTCCAACAACGGCGGCCAATATACGCCCCCCACCGTCTTCTCAAATCTGTTTATAGCCAACTCGTACAACCGACATCGAGTCACGGAGCTCGGGGCCCTCTGCCTTGTTATCAAGGGCCTCGTAGAAAGCGATACTGCCAATGAACTGCGAGATGTACATTTGCCATCCTGGCTAATATCTCGAGTACAATCACTCGTCGATGATATCTGCGACACGGTTGAGTTTATGACTTGTGATGTCAAGGTGGATGGCCTGCACAACGTTCAAACCCTATTGACATTCACGCTTTCCGATTCGAGCTCTTCGATGGGCTCGAACCACACCTCACCAATTGAAGTCAAGCACGCACGGCAAGTGGCATCGTCAGGATTTTACATGGCTTACAGCACGCTATCAGCAGTGCTTGAGCTTTTGGGCGGTGGCCTTTCATACAGGGGTATGGCTCCCTCCATGATGTGCGAGGGGCAGAAGCAGTGGATTGAGGAACGAATCACCAAGCTCGGCAGCATCTTCTCCCCGAAGATTAGGCGCGCAATGTGA
- a CDS encoding Major facilitator superfamily transporter, which translates to MTATASASAPSDSQNRNGEISEGLVESTPASTTDAAGNTKQSGLASSELHGFKLYMVLIGVCFGAFVMALDVYVIGTAIPSITSDFQNTSHISWYPAAYTLAVCSLTPLAGKMASVFSLRWVYQGFFFVFLVGSAICGWASTSEIFIVGRAVSGIGAAAVTSGGLTVVLVISSPQRRPLYIGLCSSCFALGLILAPIVGGAFTEKVTWRWCFWINLPGGAVTLLAMFFFFKLPPREGGPMTTMQKILSLDLVGSFVFVPGIFMLILALQWGGNLYPWKSATIIGLLVGSIVMLGLFAVWESRLGDSAMIPGVLVTRRTVLLSVIFSFCHLGALSVSSYYLPEWFQAVQGATPFESGIRVLPSVISQIVGTICAGAIGTYIFNPLARVPASNSSPQPSKSVFTTLTLIVSVGWVGDVLFCMAKI; encoded by the exons AtgacagcaacagcatcagcatcagcaccatCAGATAGCCAAAACAGGAATGGCGAGATCAGCGAAGGCTTGGTAGAATCCACGCCAGCGTCCACGACGGATGCCGCAGGCAACACCAAGCAGTCCGGCCTCGCCTCCTCGGAGCTGCACGGCTTCAAGTTATACATGGTTCTTATTGGCGTCTGCTTTGGCGCCTTTGTCATGGCTCTCGATGTCTATGTCATCGGAACG GCCATTCCGTCCATCACGTCCGACTTTCAGAACACATCACACATATCATGGTATCCAGCAGCCTACACGTTGGCGGTCTGCTCGCTCACCCCCTTAGCGGGCAAAATGGCCAGTGTGTTCTCGCTCCGCTGGGTTTACCAAGGctttttcttcgtcttcctcgtcggtAGTGCCATATGCGGCTGGGCCTCCACAAGCGAAATATTCATCGTCGGCCGTGCCGTCTCGGGTATCGGCGCAGCTGCAGTCACCAGTGGAGGTCTCACCGTTGTCTTGGTCATATCTTCACCCCAACGTAGGCCGTTGTACATCGGCCTGTGCAGCAGCTGCTTTGCCCTGGGTCTGATTCTCGCCCCCAtcgttggcggcgccttcaccGAGAAGGTCACCTGGCGCTGGTGTTTCTGGATCAATCTACCCGGTGGCGCCGTCACCCTGCTCGCCATGTTCTTCTTTTTCAAGTTGCCGCCACGAGAAGGCGGCCCCATGACCACCATGCAGAAAATCTTGAGTCTGGATCTCGTTGGGTCTTTCGTTTTCGTCCCCGGCATTTTCATGTTAATCCTCGCCCTGCAATGGGGCGGAAATTTGTACCCTTGGAAGTCGGCAACCATTATTGGCCTTTTGGTTGGATCAATCGTCATGCTGGGTCTCTTCGCTGTCTGGGAGTCGCGCTTGGGGGACTCGGCCATGATCCCTGGTGTTCTGGTCACAAGACGCACCGTCCTGCTCAGTgtcatcttctccttctgcCATCTTGGTGCTCTATCCGTCTCATCTTACTACCTCCCGGAGTGGTTTCAGGCAGTCCAGGGCGCTACTCCCTTTGAGAGCGGTATAAGGGTGCTGCCGTCCGTCATCTCACAAATCGTGGGAACGATTTGTGCAGGTGCCATTGGTACGTACATTTTCAATCCCCTCGCTCGTGTTCCGGCCTCTAACTCGTCACCCCAGCCCTCAAAATCCGTTTTTACAACCCTAACACTTATTGTCAGCGTCGGCTGGGTAGGCGACGTTTTATTTTGTATGGCGAAAATTTAG